A portion of the Callithrix jacchus isolate 240 chromosome 21, calJac240_pri, whole genome shotgun sequence genome contains these proteins:
- the LOC128930339 gene encoding uncharacterized protein LOC128930339 isoform X2, with protein sequence MNSVTQTTEAEGMKLTGSSTVSTLPQSMRVHHKEGRLMTKWFWTNQAYLFLASVPGEENVLQESSSYTTTNNPVNQEVPGARFSTSSETYLGPSGVTFMGYQPQPQRLTQPAQMLSRHKP encoded by the exons ATGAACTCAGTGACCCAGACAACTGAAGCAGAGGGGATGAAGCTCACTGGG TCCTCAACAGTTTCTACTTTACCACAATCCATGCGGGTGCATCATAAAGAGGGAAGACTGATGACCAAGTGGTTCTGGACAAATCAAG CTTATCTTTTCCTAGCCTCTGTTCCTGGGGAGGAAAACGTCCTGCAAGAATCATCAAGCTACACCACCACAAACAACCCAGTAAATCAGG AGGTACCTGGTGCCAGGTTCAGCACCAGCTCAGAGACTTATTTGGGACCTTCTGGAGTCACCTTCATGGGCTACCAGCCCCAACCCCAGAGACTGACTCAACCAGCCCAGATGCTTTCCAGACACAAACCCTAA
- the LOC128930339 gene encoding uncharacterized protein LOC128930339 isoform X1, with protein MGIAFLSPPPLVPQDMNSVTQTTEAEGMKLTGSSTVSTLPQSMRVHHKEGRLMTKWFWTNQAYLFLASVPGEENVLQESSSYTTTNNPVNQEVPGARFSTSSETYLGPSGVTFMGYQPQPQRLTQPAQMLSRHKP; from the exons ATGGGAATTGCATTCTTATCTCCCCCACCTCTTGTGCCCCAGGACATGAACTCAGTGACCCAGACAACTGAAGCAGAGGGGATGAAGCTCACTGGG TCCTCAACAGTTTCTACTTTACCACAATCCATGCGGGTGCATCATAAAGAGGGAAGACTGATGACCAAGTGGTTCTGGACAAATCAAG CTTATCTTTTCCTAGCCTCTGTTCCTGGGGAGGAAAACGTCCTGCAAGAATCATCAAGCTACACCACCACAAACAACCCAGTAAATCAGG AGGTACCTGGTGCCAGGTTCAGCACCAGCTCAGAGACTTATTTGGGACCTTCTGGAGTCACCTTCATGGGCTACCAGCCCCAACCCCAGAGACTGACTCAACCAGCCCAGATGCTTTCCAGACACAAACCCTAA